The segment CTGGTCTCCGTGATATTCGATAATTTCGAGATGAGGGAAATACTTTGCGGCCTGGGCAGCGAACTTCATCAGCAGAATCGCACCGATGGAGAAGTTAGGCGCAATCAGTCCGCCGATTCCCTGCTCCTCGCATTGCTTGTCCAGCCCGGCGATCTGCTCCGGCGTGAAGCCTGTGGTACCGATAACCGGACGGACGCCGTACTTGACCGCCAGCGCAGTATTGCTATATGCAGAGTGTGGAATCGTAAAATCCACCATTACATCGGCCTCTGTGTCTGCAAGCGCAGTCTCCAGATCCGAAGTCACAACTACACCGCAATCCTCAAGGCCAGCCAGCCGGCCGGCATCACTGCCATGTGCAGAGCGGTCAACCGCTGCCGCCAGCTCAAGTTCATCATCCTGCAATACCAGCTTCACAACCTCTTTGCCCATTCTGCCTCCAGCTCCGGAGACAATAACTCTGATCTTGTCACTCAAATGAATTCTCCCCGCTTTCCCTGGCTCTGTTATTATTGTATATAGTGTTGCAGCGATTTCTGCAGATCCTTCATCAGCAGACGCAGTCCGCTGTCATCCGGGTGCAGCGACATGACTTCCTTCAATACTGCAATCGCCTGCAGATGTTCATTCATCCGGCTGTGCGCAATCGCCAGCCATACATAAGCATCCCCGTAGAGAGGGTCAAGCGATACGGCTTCCTTCAGCAGCGTAATCGGATGGTACGGATTCACACTGTCCGCTGCTTCATCCTCCAGCAGCCGCTTCGCTTCCTGCACAAGCTTAAGAGCCTGCAGATGCTGAAGATGCAGCTGATACTCCGGTTTGGTTCCATCCAGTCTGCGTGCGGCTACAGCATGTTCAAGCGCTTTGTCCAGCATGCCGCTGCGGGCATAGGTAATAGCGCAGCGGTATCTGACTTCCGCATCATCGGGACTTGCGGCAATGGCCGCCTCAAACAAGGTGATGGCCTCAGCAAAGTCACTGCGGAGTATCGAGCGGTAGGCCGCTTTTACATAATCATTATGGTCCATATCCTCACCATCCTTACGGCTAAATCCCGTTCGTTTGGTACAGCATATGTAGCATAGGCCTAATCGGTGTTTTTGGGCGTCCAGCGCCCGGCATCACGCGTATTGAATTTGTGCATAACCTTATTATGGGCCTCAGTTAAGTCGATACCGAGTGAATTGGCGAAACAAACGGTAATGAAGAGAATGTCGCCCAGCTCCAGCTCAATCGAATTATCGGCTTCATCCGCTTTTTTCGGCTTTTCGCCGAATTGATGGTTGACTTCGCGCGCCAGCTCCCCGACTTCCTCGGACATCCGGGCCAGCATCGACAGCGGACTGAAGTAGCCTTCTTTAAACTGTGAGATATAGGCATCCACCTCACGCTGAATGTCACCAAGACTTTTATCCATAAATTGTCGTTTCACCCCCGTGTGTTCTTGCCTTCTGTTTGCCCCTATGTTATCGTAAAGACGTTTTGAAGACAAATCTTTTTTGCAATGCCGCCTGGAGCTAACATGCTCTCCGGGGGGATCATTACATATAAATTGCCCATTTAGAGGCGTAGGCGAGGGATGTTATGAGTTCAACCATTAAAATCAGCACAGTCAGCAAAACAGTGGCCCCCATCATGCTGGGCACGGCCATCTACGCATTCGGACTCCTGTATTTCATCATTCCCAACCAGCTGATGGAGGGCGGAGTTACCG is part of the Paenibacillus sp. FSL M7-0420 genome and harbors:
- a CDS encoding nucleotide pyrophosphohydrolase, with translation MDKSLGDIQREVDAYISQFKEGYFSPLSMLARMSEEVGELAREVNHQFGEKPKKADEADNSIELELGDILFITVCFANSLGIDLTEAHNKVMHKFNTRDAGRWTPKNTD
- the dapB gene encoding 4-hydroxy-tetrahydrodipicolinate reductase, which produces MSDKIRVIVSGAGGRMGKEVVKLVLQDDELELAAAVDRSAHGSDAGRLAGLEDCGVVVTSDLETALADTEADVMVDFTIPHSAYSNTALAVKYGVRPVIGTTGFTPEQIAGLDKQCEEQGIGGLIAPNFSIGAILLMKFAAQAAKYFPHLEIIEYHGDQKLDAPSGTAIKTAEMISEARQELRQGHPEEEEIIEGSRGGYYNGFRIHSVRLPGVFAQEEVVFGGFGQSLKIRHDSYERAGYMPGVKLGIQKVMGYTGLIYGFEHFIE
- a CDS encoding tetratricopeptide repeat protein; the encoded protein is MDHNDYVKAAYRSILRSDFAEAITLFEAAIAASPDDAEVRYRCAITYARSGMLDKALEHAVAARRLDGTKPEYQLHLQHLQALKLVQEAKRLLEDEAADSVNPYHPITLLKEAVSLDPLYGDAYVWLAIAHSRMNEHLQAIAVLKEVMSLHPDDSGLRLLMKDLQKSLQHYIQ